From Ruminococcus sp. HUN007, a single genomic window includes:
- a CDS encoding ATP-dependent Clp protease adaptor ClpS produces MGLQGQTLERTGSKTKEPKRYNVIMLNDDFTTMDFVVAVLIDIFHKDKLTAEALMLDVHKKGKAVVGTYSYDIAVTKTRTAMQRARDEGFPFRMLVEEA; encoded by the coding sequence ATGGGTTTACAGGGACAGACATTAGAAAGGACCGGTTCAAAGACAAAGGAACCGAAACGATACAACGTGATCATGCTCAACGATGATTTTACGACAATGGATTTTGTCGTGGCTGTACTGATCGATATCTTTCACAAAGATAAGCTGACTGCTGAAGCCCTGATGCTTGATGTGCATAAAAAAGGGAAAGCTGTAGTCGGAACATATTCATACGACATAGCTGTGACGAAGACACGTACAGCAATGCAGCGCGCACGTGATGAGGGGTTTCCTTTCAGAATGCTTGTAGAGGAGGCATAA
- a CDS encoding AAA family ATPase: protein MEYSEHLLTALINAAEFTKNQKLELCTPETVLYFICDDEMFDSAFSDCGGDTDFLEADLYDYIENNIDRYSSETNTVQNSLALECALENAAISASNSGNREIEIKHFIHGMWQIEDLYAVYFIEKQGIKETDLLCAIAELDDEEPHPEDVIIKKRDDTDEHTYYSVEDDDEDEDDEFITGPESSGKSHRSTEGFVTCLNDSLGDVNPLIGRTEELERTMQILCRLDKNNALHIGDPGVGKTAVMYGLVKKIVSGKVPEPLKNARVYSFDIGSMLAGTKYRGDFEKRLKKALSDISRDENPIIYIDEIHNIAGAGATGDGSFDAANLLKPYLTDGKIRFVGATTYEEHKKYFEKSKSLIRRFQNVEIKEPSKEECIMILEGLKSRYENFHGVKYADDVIPYAVEMSSKYINERFLPDKAIDLIDEAGAYLKLGMDKKDQDNESAFSSVTEMLLKEAGAVPVVTREIINAVLTKICRVPVETVETEDMDGIAGLEEKLSALIFGQNEAIKQVVNTVKFSKAGLNDENKPLASLLFVGPTGVGKTEIARLLALKLGLKLIRFDMSEYEEKHAVAKLIGSPAGYVGYEEGGLLTEEIRKNPSSVLLLDEIEKAHPDIYNILLQMMDHATLTDNQGRKADFRNVIIIMTSNAGASRIGKSVIGFESRDRDSSVVMEEVKRIFQPEFRNRLDRIVVFNGMDDSMAEKIIGKKLGELADKLAVKNITLEYDKAAADLIKKKGISSEYGAREADRVIRNEIKPLFVDDILFGKLKNGGKVNLSADGDKFVINVDSEIVDLQK, encoded by the coding sequence ATGGAATATTCTGAACATCTTCTTACAGCGCTTATAAACGCTGCGGAATTTACAAAAAATCAGAAACTGGAATTATGCACTCCGGAAACTGTGCTTTATTTTATCTGCGATGATGAAATGTTTGACAGTGCTTTCTCCGACTGCGGAGGAGATACTGACTTTCTCGAAGCTGATCTTTATGATTACATTGAAAATAATATAGACAGATACAGCAGCGAAACCAATACAGTACAGAATTCCCTTGCGCTTGAATGTGCACTGGAAAACGCCGCAATAAGCGCTTCAAACAGTGGAAACCGTGAAATTGAGATAAAGCATTTTATCCACGGAATGTGGCAGATAGAGGATCTTTATGCCGTTTATTTCATTGAAAAGCAGGGTATAAAGGAAACCGATCTTTTATGTGCTATTGCTGAACTTGATGATGAAGAGCCGCATCCTGAAGATGTCATAATAAAAAAGCGTGACGACACTGATGAACATACATACTACAGTGTCGAAGATGATGATGAAGATGAGGACGATGAATTTATCACCGGACCGGAATCTTCAGGTAAAAGTCATCGCAGCACAGAAGGCTTTGTAACCTGCCTTAACGACAGTCTCGGCGATGTTAATCCGCTCATAGGACGAACCGAAGAACTTGAAAGGACAATGCAGATACTCTGCCGTCTTGACAAGAACAACGCCCTTCACATAGGCGATCCGGGTGTAGGCAAAACTGCAGTTATGTACGGTCTGGTAAAAAAGATCGTATCGGGTAAGGTTCCGGAGCCTCTGAAGAACGCTCGTGTTTATTCCTTCGACATCGGCTCGATGCTTGCCGGAACGAAATACCGCGGTGATTTCGAGAAAAGGCTTAAGAAGGCACTTTCCGATATAAGCCGTGACGAGAATCCGATAATCTACATCGATGAGATCCACAACATCGCCGGTGCAGGTGCCACGGGTGACGGCTCATTTGACGCTGCAAATCTGTTAAAACCGTATCTGACAGACGGAAAGATACGCTTTGTCGGCGCCACGACATACGAGGAACACAAAAAATATTTTGAAAAAAGCAAAAGCCTCATAAGACGATTCCAGAACGTTGAAATAAAGGAACCTTCAAAGGAAGAATGCATAATGATCCTTGAAGGTCTTAAAAGCAGATATGAAAATTTCCACGGTGTAAAATATGCGGATGACGTAATACCGTACGCAGTGGAGATGAGTTCAAAATACATTAACGAACGCTTCCTTCCTGACAAGGCCATCGATCTTATCGACGAGGCCGGAGCATATCTTAAACTCGGTATGGACAAAAAAGATCAGGATAATGAATCCGCTTTCTCATCTGTTACGGAAATGCTTTTAAAGGAAGCCGGTGCTGTTCCGGTGGTGACCCGCGAAATAATAAACGCCGTACTCACAAAGATATGCCGCGTTCCGGTCGAAACTGTTGAAACTGAAGATATGGACGGAATTGCAGGACTTGAGGAAAAACTGAGTGCTCTTATCTTCGGACAGAACGAAGCAATAAAGCAGGTGGTCAACACCGTCAAGTTCTCGAAGGCCGGGCTCAACGATGAAAACAAACCGCTCGCAAGTCTTCTTTTCGTTGGTCCTACCGGTGTCGGAAAAACCGAGATTGCACGTCTGCTTGCTCTGAAACTCGGACTTAAGCTCATACGCTTTGACATGAGTGAATACGAGGAAAAGCATGCAGTTGCCAAGCTTATCGGCTCTCCTGCGGGATATGTCGGCTACGAGGAAGGCGGACTCCTCACTGAAGAAATAAGAAAAAATCCGTCTTCAGTCCTTCTTCTTGACGAGATAGAAAAGGCACATCCGGACATCTACAACATTCTTCTGCAGATGATGGATCATGCAACACTGACGGACAATCAGGGACGCAAGGCTGATTTCCGCAATGTCATCATAATTATGACATCGAACGCAGGCGCCAGCCGCATCGGAAAAAGCGTTATCGGATTTGAAAGCAGAGACCGAGACAGCAGCGTTGTCATGGAGGAAGTAAAACGTATTTTCCAGCCTGAATTCCGCAACCGTCTCGACCGTATCGTTGTATTCAACGGCATGGATGACAGCATGGCGGAAAAGATCATCGGTAAAAAGCTGGGTGAACTTGCTGACAAACTTGCAGTTAAGAACATCACACTTGAATACGACAAGGCTGCAGCTGATCTTATCAAGAAAAAAGGTATCTCATCTGAATACGGCGCCCGTGAAGCAGACCGTGTGATCAGAAACGAGATAAAACCGCTTTTCGTTGACGATATCCTTTTCGGAAAACTGAAAAACGGAGGAAAGGTAAACCTCTCCGCCGATGGTGATAAATTTGTTATTAATGTGGATTCAGAGATTGTGGATCTTCAAAAATAA
- a CDS encoding YbhB/YbcL family Raf kinase inhibitor-like protein, translating to MKKTVLLISSLLSAFALVSCGTAAKTDNGSAQNSEIVQVTEAYEGSSEETAAELTEAAEEFSIENLSTFEITSSDLGEDGKWKDDIGSLKKKGNNVSPQLSWGSVEGAGEYVIYMIDTSAYNWLHWKSVSKETDLPTGWAPAEEYKGPYPPAGTGDHNYEVYVFALKEPAESVEVRFDNMNQEFFETIKSLDNGGGNVISYGHIAGTYAFN from the coding sequence ATGAAAAAGACAGTATTATTAATATCATCACTTCTTTCGGCTTTTGCTTTAGTTTCATGCGGAACTGCAGCAAAAACTGATAACGGCAGTGCTCAGAACTCTGAAATAGTGCAGGTAACGGAAGCCTATGAAGGATCTTCCGAAGAAACTGCAGCAGAATTAACTGAAGCGGCAGAAGAGTTCAGCATTGAAAATCTCAGCACATTTGAAATAACATCTTCAGACCTTGGTGAAGACGGAAAGTGGAAGGACGATATAGGAAGCCTGAAGAAAAAAGGGAACAATGTTTCTCCGCAGCTTTCATGGGGATCTGTTGAAGGCGCAGGAGAGTACGTTATCTACATGATAGATACAAGTGCCTACAACTGGCTTCACTGGAAGTCCGTAAGCAAGGAAACTGATCTCCCGACAGGCTGGGCACCGGCAGAAGAATACAAAGGCCCGTATCCGCCGGCCGGAACCGGAGACCACAATTATGAAGTCTACGTCTTCGCCCTGAAGGAACCTGCAGAATCCGTTGAAGTAAGATTTGACAATATGAATCAGGAGTTCTTTGAAACGATAAAGTCGCTTGACAACGGCGGCGGAAATGTTATTTCCTATGGACATATTGCAGGGACTTATGCGTTTAATTAA
- a CDS encoding GntR family transcriptional regulator gives MKIIIKNKSELPIYEQIEEQMKTQILDGTIKEDEQLPSIRQLARDLKISVITTTRAYNDLAEEGFIISVAGKGYFVSPRNNELLKERMLFEMEEGLEKAVTSGRNAGLSDEEIIEALKKFMEG, from the coding sequence ATGAAAATAATTATAAAAAACAAATCAGAACTGCCTATCTATGAACAGATCGAGGAGCAAATGAAGACACAGATACTTGACGGGACCATAAAGGAAGACGAACAGCTTCCGTCTATCCGTCAGCTTGCCCGTGATCTGAAGATAAGCGTAATCACAACAACAAGAGCCTACAACGATCTTGCTGAGGAAGGTTTCATCATCTCGGTGGCCGGCAAGGGCTATTTCGTTTCTCCGAGAAACAACGAACTCCTGAAGGAGCGAATGCTGTTCGAAATGGAGGAAGGACTTGAAAAAGCCGTAACAAGCGGCAGAAATGCCGGACTTTCTGACGAGGAGATCATAGAGGCGCTTAAGAAATTTATGGAGGGATGA
- a CDS encoding ABC transporter ATP-binding protein yields MENILEINGLNKSYGDFALKDVSFSLPKGYIMGFVGQNGSGKTTTIRSILNMAKTDSGKISVFGLDSVNDTIEIKQRTGVVFDSLYLAEHLTAKQIEKQLKPFYNDWQSDEFFKRLKSFELPDNKKVGEFSKGMKMKLMIAVALSHKAELIILDEPTSGLDPVARDELLDILSEYIEDENRGVLFSTHITADVERIADYVTILHNGKVWFTGELNALAESYAVLKGAEEDIPETVKDKLIGFHAYRNGFEALIKTDDLAGLPDSLEYEKANLDDILVYIAKEDKNERHAENNAV; encoded by the coding sequence ATGGAAAACATTCTTGAAATCAACGGCCTTAATAAATCATACGGGGATTTTGCTCTGAAAGACGTAAGCTTTTCCCTTCCAAAGGGCTACATAATGGGATTTGTCGGCCAGAACGGATCCGGCAAGACTACTACTATCCGCTCGATACTCAATATGGCGAAAACCGACAGCGGAAAGATATCTGTCTTTGGTCTTGACAGTGTAAATGACACTATCGAGATCAAACAGCGTACCGGCGTGGTTTTCGACAGCCTTTATCTTGCGGAACATCTTACTGCAAAACAGATAGAAAAGCAGTTAAAGCCGTTTTACAATGACTGGCAGAGCGATGAGTTCTTTAAGCGCCTTAAAAGTTTTGAACTTCCTGACAACAAGAAGGTCGGCGAGTTTTCAAAGGGCATGAAGATGAAACTGATGATAGCCGTTGCCCTCTCCCACAAGGCAGAGCTCATTATACTGGACGAACCAACAAGCGGACTTGATCCGGTGGCCCGTGATGAACTGCTGGACATTCTTTCGGAATACATTGAAGATGAAAACCGCGGTGTGCTTTTTTCAACGCATATCACTGCAGACGTTGAGCGTATAGCCGACTACGTAACTATACTCCACAACGGAAAAGTGTGGTTTACCGGCGAACTCAACGCACTTGCGGAAAGCTATGCAGTTTTAAAGGGCGCGGAAGAAGATATTCCGGAAACGGTAAAAGATAAACTCATCGGCTTCCACGCATACCGGAACGGCTTCGAAGCATTAATAAAAACCGACGATCTGGCAGGACTTCCGGATTCCCTGGAATATGAAAAGGCTAACCTCGACGACATCCTGGTCTACATAGCAAAGGAGGATAAGAATGAAAGACATGCTGAAAATAATGCGGTTTGA
- a CDS encoding ABC-2 transporter permease — MDLTVIRKIIKSDLTNIRGGKNSMTSLIVITAVFFLGTGFLVSPIAGLYGPFLLGVFVVPALFSNEIKYHSEKLPFILPIRRSDLVNARFLFAAGTYFIVGLVVYVLMLLSEKIKLYTLILGDEDADFLKVISERLGFSPLLFFSMIYCLAFAVGLLSLGMQLRAYFKDPARLKADLDMTSNKNSKKEKIAVVIIFFGILLFILVVTGIIPVTTALAVILQLFANLAHAGKGVFLTVFTLCLGFMSLTFSYTCTRLEYEEKDLG, encoded by the coding sequence ATGGATCTTACTGTAATCAGAAAAATAATAAAATCAGACCTTACAAATATAAGAGGCGGTAAAAACTCGATGACTTCCCTTATAGTAATAACAGCCGTATTCTTTCTCGGAACCGGATTTCTTGTTTCACCGATAGCCGGTCTGTACGGACCGTTTCTGCTTGGAGTCTTCGTCGTACCCGCACTTTTTTCCAACGAGATAAAATATCACAGTGAAAAGCTCCCCTTTATTCTTCCGATACGGCGCAGTGATCTTGTAAACGCAAGATTTCTGTTTGCCGCAGGTACATATTTTATAGTCGGTCTTGTGGTCTATGTTCTTATGCTTTTATCAGAAAAAATAAAACTTTACACATTGATCCTCGGAGATGAAGACGCCGATTTTCTTAAAGTGATTTCAGAACGTCTCGGCTTTTCACCGCTGTTGTTTTTCAGCATGATATACTGCCTTGCTTTTGCCGTAGGATTATTATCTTTAGGAATGCAGCTCCGTGCCTATTTCAAAGATCCTGCAAGATTAAAAGCAGATCTGGATATGACATCAAATAAAAACTCTAAAAAAGAAAAAATTGCTGTAGTTATTATATTTTTCGGAATATTACTTTTTATACTCGTCGTAACAGGCATTATTCCGGTAACAACAGCTCTGGCTGTAATACTTCAGCTTTTTGCAAATCTTGCTCATGCCGGAAAAGGAGTTTTCCTGACTGTTTTTACACTATGCTTAGGATTTATGAGTCTTACTTTCAGTTACACATGCACAAGACTTGAGTATGAGGAAAAGGATCTGGGGTGA
- a CDS encoding serine hydrolase domain-containing protein: MKNLFKRMTAALCAGLMLSFPVNISAEEIPENDITLPSGKTLKEVISTIASDCKATEDILDFASAEISIFKGNEELYTGYFGEVNKEKHIAADETSVYEWGSISKTLIWVSVMQLYEQGRIDLDKDIREYLPEGFFKNLTYDDPITMMNLMNHNAGWQETTKAIQVKDEKDIKPLGEALKEIEPAQVFRPGKVTAYSNYGAAVAGYVVECITGEDFCDYVHENIFNVLGMEHTSLNPNHSDNAYVFEKRKEMHSYSTMFFESVDEGNCLYYIPCYPAGAAAGTLADLRTYAQAFVNDDAPLFKNPETQKLMFEGTAFYGDSDIPENCHGFWPEEREVRVYGHGGSTLFGEADMKFDPVSKIGFVVMVNQYGGNLVTENAPSLVFGHFPKDKYISETDDKIDIKGYYLISRGVFKGLMKFQNTLTAISADELGDTNLRKLNDGLYVIEAGESGQLSSVRNYENGDWGLLIQSEELIHTGSYLFALALLAAYGLTAVASFYMLRIRFKVRKLKKQSLTSGVITAGETAILVSVILLLTSYVYTLKFLGGLPEAAMTVFGTCQIICAAVCVVSAIAAVRSALKDKDKIKKTVCIINTVCSVICVSAIVYFEMYRFWGC; this comes from the coding sequence ATGAAAAATCTGTTTAAACGCATGACTGCTGCTTTGTGTGCAGGACTTATGCTTTCATTTCCTGTAAACATTTCAGCTGAAGAAATTCCTGAAAATGATATTACACTGCCATCAGGCAAAACACTGAAAGAAGTGATCTCTACAATAGCCTCAGACTGTAAAGCTACTGAAGATATTCTGGACTTCGCATCAGCCGAGATCAGTATATTCAAAGGTAACGAAGAGCTATACACCGGTTATTTCGGTGAAGTGAACAAGGAAAAACACATCGCCGCTGATGAAACATCAGTTTACGAATGGGGCAGCATTTCGAAAACACTCATCTGGGTAAGCGTTATGCAGCTTTATGAACAGGGGCGTATAGATCTTGACAAGGACATCCGTGAATATCTTCCGGAAGGATTCTTTAAGAATCTCACATACGACGATCCGATCACAATGATGAACCTTATGAATCATAATGCTGGATGGCAGGAAACAACGAAAGCTATCCAGGTAAAAGACGAAAAGGATATAAAGCCGCTGGGAGAAGCTCTTAAAGAAATCGAACCGGCGCAGGTTTTCCGTCCGGGAAAAGTTACCGCCTACTCGAACTACGGTGCTGCTGTGGCGGGATATGTGGTCGAATGCATAACGGGCGAAGATTTCTGTGACTATGTTCACGAGAACATTTTCAACGTTCTCGGAATGGAACACACTTCACTGAATCCGAACCACAGCGACAACGCTTACGTTTTCGAAAAGCGAAAGGAAATGCACAGCTATTCAACTATGTTCTTTGAATCTGTTGACGAAGGAAACTGTCTTTACTACATTCCCTGCTACCCTGCCGGAGCAGCAGCAGGAACTTTAGCGGACTTAAGGACCTATGCGCAGGCATTTGTAAATGATGATGCACCGCTTTTCAAAAATCCGGAGACTCAGAAGCTGATGTTTGAGGGAACAGCTTTTTACGGTGATTCGGACATTCCGGAAAACTGTCACGGCTTCTGGCCGGAGGAACGTGAAGTACGTGTTTACGGTCACGGTGGTTCAACACTTTTCGGAGAAGCTGATATGAAATTTGATCCGGTATCAAAGATAGGATTTGTCGTTATGGTAAATCAGTACGGCGGCAACCTGGTAACTGAAAACGCACCGTCACTGGTCTTCGGACATTTTCCGAAAGACAAATATATTTCCGAAACAGATGATAAAATTGATATAAAAGGATATTATTTGATCTCACGCGGAGTTTTCAAAGGACTGATGAAATTCCAAAATACTCTGACAGCAATTTCTGCAGATGAACTTGGTGATACTAATTTAAGAAAACTGAATGACGGTCTGTATGTTATTGAAGCCGGTGAAAGCGGTCAGTTATCTTCAGTCAGAAACTACGAAAACGGCGACTGGGGGCTGCTTATACAAAGTGAAGAACTGATACATACTGGCAGTTATCTTTTCGCACTGGCTCTCCTTGCTGCCTACGGACTTACCGCAGTCGCATCGTTTTACATGCTCCGTATCCGTTTCAAAGTTCGTAAACTCAAAAAACAGTCACTTACTTCAGGTGTTATAACTGCCGGAGAAACAGCGATACTTGTTTCAGTAATTCTTCTGCTTACAAGTTACGTGTACACATTGAAATTCCTGGGTGGTCTTCCGGAGGCAGCAATGACCGTCTTCGGCACCTGTCAGATCATATGCGCGGCTGTATGTGTTGTTTCAGCAATCGCTGCGGTAAGATCCGCTTTAAAAGATAAAGATAAAATAAAGAAAACGGTCTGCATCATCAATACTGTCTGCAGTGTAATATGCGTTTCTGCGATAGTGTATTTCGAAATGTACCGCTTCTGGGGCTGCTGA